From the genome of Papaver somniferum cultivar HN1 chromosome 2, ASM357369v1, whole genome shotgun sequence, one region includes:
- the LOC113351689 gene encoding uncharacterized protein LOC113351689, with the protein MPSDFFNYGPLDWRLNCSFITLISKKEDSCTPKDFRLLNLIESAYKIISKLLAERLKSVMPILISDFQGAFISDKQILDGAFIANEGVNNILKYKKPGSAERFKPTKGLRKGDSISSYLFLLVVEILSMLMNYAVETGQIHGFEVAETGNVISHLQFADDILIFLDATSDEVTKIFIILFIFETLTGMKLKLEISVGVDEVVEVLAKELGYKTEKLPIKYLDLPIGASSRNTSVWDYVLERMEMKLATWKRKYLNKAGRLVLIKNYLSSLPIYFLSLFHLPVIVEKKMIALMRNFLWGYV; encoded by the exons ATGCCTAGTGATTTCTTCAATTATGGTCCTCTAGATTGGAGACTAAACTGTTCTTTTATTACTCTCATCTCAAAGAAAGAAGACTCTTGCACTCCTAAAGATTTTAGGCTTTTGAACTTAATAGAAAGTGCATATAAAATAATTTCTAAGCTTCTTGCAGAAAGGTTAAAATCTGTCATGCCAATTTTGATTTCTGATTTCCAAGGGGCTTTCATTAGTGATAAACAGATTTTGGATGGTGCTTTCATTGCTAATGAGGGTGTGAATAATATTTTGAAGTATAAAAAGCCTG GTTCCGCTGAAAGATTCAAACCAACTAAAGGCTTAAGGAAAGGTGATTCTATCTCTTCCTATCTCTTTTTGTTGGTGGTGGAAATTTTGTCCATGCTGATGAATTATGCGGTAGAAACAGGCCAAATTCATGGCTTTGAAGTGGCTGAAACTGGTAATGTGATCTCTCACTTACAATTTGCAGATGACATTCTCATTTTTCTAGATGCAACCTCTGATGAAGTCACTAAAATATTTATAATTCTCTTTATTTTTGAAACTCTTACTGGAATGAAGTTAAAGTTGGAGATAAGTGTAGGTGTTGATGAGGTGGTGGAAGTTCTGGCTAAGGAGTTAGGTTATAAGACTGAGAAGTTGCCAATCAAGTATCTTGATCTGCCTATTGGGGCTAGCTCTAGAAACACTTCTGTTTGGGACTATGTATTGGAAAGGATGGAGATGAAGCTAGCTACTTGGAAAAGAAAATATTTGAACAAAGCAGGAAGATTAGTTTTAATCAAAAATTATCTCTCAAGTTTACCAATTTATTTTCTCTCTTTATTCCATCTTCCTGTGATTGTGGAGAAGAAAATGATTGCACTAATGAGGAATTTCCTATGGGGTTATGTTTAA
- the LOC113353768 gene encoding heavy metal-associated isoprenylated plant protein 36-like: protein MAADQVIATTVEESPEPLRYQTSLLKVSIHCQGCKKKVKKILQSIDGVYQIAIDSQQHKVTVTGDVDSEKLIKTLIRAGKLAELWPQPIESEEQQRKGKNKNDNNNPNAADDNLGEEGEKKPENQSTLNEKQGNVGGGGGGGGGGKKKRKKKGKNAANGNNSSTAGAVAISVNTSGNTESQSLPVNGGDTSVGPVNLSPPPAQHSYPYGASSYGHHQPLYGPPAYVMSYRNSYPTVNYGASYYTPPEAYTYSKCVQSGATGGFFEASPLMDSIETIYDENDRNASGCWIM, encoded by the exons ATGGCAGCGGACCAAGTGATTGCAACAACTGTTGAAGAATCCCCCGAGCCCTTGAGATATCAG ACATCGCTACTGAAAGTATCCATTCATTGTCAAGGTTGCAAGAAAAAAGTCAAGAAAATTCTTCAAAGCATTGATG GTGTTTATCAGATAGCAATTGATTCACAACAACACAAAGTAACAGTAACAGGAGATGTTGATTCGGAAAAATTGATCAAAACGCTAATTAGAGCTGGAAAACTTGCGGAACTCTGGCCTCAACCAATAGAATCAGAGGAACAACAGAGGAAAGGGAAGAACAAGAACGACAACAACAACCCAAATGCCGCTGATGATAATCTAGGAGAAGAGGGCGAGAAAAAACCAGAGAATCAATCAACTCTAAATGAAAAGCAAGGCAAtgttggtggtggcggcggtggtggtggcggaggtaaaaagaaaagaaagaaaaaagggaaAAATGCGGCCAACGGTAATAACAGCAGTACTGCTGGTGCGGTTGCAATTTCTGTTAATACATCAGGAAATACTGAATCACAGTCATTACCTGTTAATGGAGGTGATACTTCTGTTGGGCCAGTTAATCTAAGCCCCCCACCAGCTCAACATTCGTACCCTTACGGAGCTTCATCCTATGGTCATCATCAACCTTTATACGGTCCTCCTGCATATGTTATGAGTTACCGTAATTCGTATCCAACTGTTAACTACGGTGCATCGTATTATACTCCACCAGAAGCGTACACGTATAGTAAGTGTGTACAATCGGGAGCTACAGGGGGATTTTTTGAAGCATCTCCATTGATGGATTCTATTGAGACGATTTATGATGAAAATGATCGGAACGCGAGTGGATGTTGGATTATGTAA